One genomic segment of Epinephelus fuscoguttatus linkage group LG19, E.fuscoguttatus.final_Chr_v1 includes these proteins:
- the LOC125878845 gene encoding uncharacterized protein LOC125878845: protein MGLPCILFFFLLAVTMTLHCGICEFTSASVSAYLKHCRTHRNISQAVFPCGFPDCGKSFTSYNSFNVHLTRNHHEGRKQSFNRNVSVQLKCSWEFCGKECGSIKGLVAHLKCHIKEGLEVTCPYSGCGKTFKIISTFTSHLSRCHKQCDVTHICQSHISETEFLHADSDNGPGSYIDGEIQQDDGESAAGQQDGDTHPGSAEDRYTENMALFFLGLQAKYLVPASTVSKTASEMRVFQDIQHEFTMDMFSRGLQEYGVPHEALQNLGQHVYEQSPMQSTLHTNNGSLTTHHRRLQYYRKEFNLVEPVQINLGQDDIGKQQHFHYVPILQSLKALLSNQGVRHQVLHPIPANENMLCDIGDGHVIKSIILFFSLNVARILLS, encoded by the coding sequence ATGGGATTGCCAtgtattcttttcttttttttacttgctgTCACTATGACACTTCATTGTGGTATCTGCGAGTTCACAAGTGCCTCAGTGTCTGCCTACTTAAAACATTGCAGGACCCATAGAAACATTAGTCAGGCAGTTTTTCCTTGTGGTTTTCCAGATTGTGGAAAAAGCTTTACCTCTTACAATTCCTTTAATGTGCACTTGACCAGAAATCACCATGAGGGGAGGAAACAGTCTTTTAATCGTAACGTATCTGTACAGTTGAAGTGTTCTTGGGAATTTTGTGGCAAAGAGTGTGGAAGCATAAAAGGTCTTGTAGCTCATCTGAAGTGTCATATAAAAGAGGGTCTTGAAGTGACATGTCCTTATAGTGGATGTGGAAAGACTTTCAAAATCATATCTACTTTTACATCTCATTTGTCAAGATGTCACAAGCAGTGTGATGTTACACATATTTGTCAAAGTCATATCAGTGAGACAGAGTTTTTACATGCTGATTCTGATAATGGGCCAGGGTCATACATTGATGGTGAAATCCAGCAAGATGATGGAGAGAGTGCAGCAGGGCAGCAAGATGGAGACACTCACCCAGGGTCAGCCGAGGATAGATACACTGAAAACatggctcttttttttcttggcttACAAGCCAAGTATCTTGTCCCGGCATCTACAGTCTCAAAGACTGCAAGTGAAATGAGAGTGTTTCAGGACATCCAGCATGAGTTTACTATGGATATGTTTTCAAGAGGTCTTCAAGAATATGGTGTACCTCATGAGGCTTTACAAAATCTAGGGCAACATGTATATGAGCAAAGCCCAATGCAGAGCACACTACATACAAATAATGGCAGCTTAACCACACACCACAGAAGACTTCAGTATTACAGGAAAGAGTTCAACTTAGTTGAACCTGTACAGATAAATTTAGGCCAAGATGACATCGGCAAGCAACAACATTTCCATTACGTTCCCATCTTACAAAGCTTAAAAGCTCTCTTGTCAAATCAAGGTGTACGGCATCAAGTGCTACATCCCATACCTGCCAATGAGAACATGCTATGTGATATTGGAGATGGGCATGTcattaaatcaattattttatttttttcccttaatgTGGCTCGAATACTCTTGTCTTAG